In Nomascus leucogenys isolate Asia chromosome 11, Asia_NLE_v1, whole genome shotgun sequence, the following proteins share a genomic window:
- the LRRIQ4 gene encoding leucine-rich repeat and IQ domain-containing protein 4 gives MSKHIKSVEHSPKIHQRNDPQHVNDRTFFIDASNHSLTAIPLEIFTFTELEEVHLENNQIEEIPKEIQHLKNIRVLYLDKNNLRSLCPALGLLSSLESLDLSYNPIFSSSLVVVSFLHALRELRLYQTDLKEIPVVICKNLHHLELLGLTGNHLKCLPKEIVNQTKLREIYLKRNQFEVFPQELCVLYTLEIIDLDENKIGAIPEEIGHLTGLQKFYMASNNLPVLPASLCQCSQLSVLDLSHNLLRSIPKSLAKLRKMTEIGLSGNRLEKVPRLICGWTSLHLLYLGNTGLHRLRGSFRCLVNLRCLDLSQNHLDHCPMQICALKNLEVLGLDDNRIGQLPSELGSLSKLKILGLTGNEFLSFPEEVLSLASLEKLYIGQDQGFKLTYVPEHIRKLQSLKELYIENNHLEYLPVSLGSMPNLEVLDCRHNLLKQLPDAICQAQALKELRLEDNLLTHLPENLDSLVNLKVLTLMDNPMEEPPKEVCAEGNEAIWKYLKENRNRNVMATKIQAWWHGTMVRKGFGKFGELLKPRKKGKTSPKDKKGKKDVKGKPGKGKKK, from the exons ATGTCAAAACACATAAAATCAGTAGAACATTCACCTAaaattcatcagagaaatgatCCACAGCACGTCAATGACAGAACATTCTTCATTGATGCCTCTAATCATAGCTTGACTGCCATACCGTTGGAGATCTTCacattcacagaattagaagaagtGCATTTGGAGAATAACCAGATTGAAGAAATTCCCAAGGAGATTCAGCATTTAAAGAACATCAGGGTCCTCTACCTGGACAAGAACAACCTGAGGAGCCTGTGCCCGGCGCTGGGGCTGCTGAGCAGCCTGGAGAGCCTGGACCTGAGCTACAACCccatcttctcctcctcccttgtCGTCGTCAGCTTCCTCCACGCCCTGCGCGAGCTCCGGCTCTACCAGACCGATTTGAAGGAAATTCCCGTCGTCATCTGTAAAAACCTCCACCATCTCGAGCTGCTCGGACTGACCGGAAACCACCTGAAATGTCTGCCCAAGGAAATAGTGAACCAGACCAAGCTGAGGGAGATCTACCTGAAGCGAAACCAATTTGAAGTTTTCCCCCAGGAGCTCTGTGTTCTCTACACCCTGGAGATCATTGACCTGGACGAGAACAAAATCGGTGCCATCCCAGAAGAGATCGGACACTTGACGGGGCTGCAGAAGTTCTATATGGCTTCTAACAACCTTCCCGTTCTGCCTGCGTCCCTGTGCCAGTGTAGCCAACTGTCAGTGCTCGATTTATCCCACAATCTCCTCCGCTCCATCCCGAAGAGCCTCGCCAAGCTCAGGAAGATGACGGAAATCGGGCTGAGCGGGAACCGCCTGGAGAAGGTGCCACGCCTCATTTGCGGGTGGACCTCGCTGCACCTGCTCTACCTGGGAAACACCGGCCTGCACAGGCTGCGGGGCTCCTTCAGGTGCCTGGTCAACTTGCGCTGCCTGGACCTAAGCCAGAACCATCTGGACCACTGCCCGATGCAGATCTGTGCACTGAAGAACCTTGAAGTCTTGGGACTGGATGACAATAGAATAGGACAG TTACCTTCAGAATTGGGCTCACTTTCAAAACTGAAGATACTTGGACTAACAGGAAATGAGTTCCTTTCCTTTCCGGAGGAAGTCCTTTCTTTAGCGTCTTTAGAGAAATTATACATTGGGCAAGACCAGGGATTCAAACTTACCTATGTGCCAGAACACATTAGGAAACTGCAG AGTCTCAAAGAGCTATATATAGAGAACAATCATCTGGAGTACCTGCCCGTATCCTTGGGGTCAATGCCTAACCTAGAAGTTCTTGATTGCCGGCACAATTTGCTTAAGCAACTTCCAGATGCCATTTGCCAAGCACAAG CTTTGAAAGAATTACGGCTGGAGGACAACTTGCTCACCCATCTTCCAGAGAATTTGGATTCCCTAGTGAATCTTAAGGTTCTGACACTGATGGACAATCCCATGGAAGAACCCCCAAAAGAAGTGTGTGCTGAAGGCAATGAGGCCATATGGAAATACCtcaaggaaaacagaaacaggaaTGTAATGGCAACAAAG